From one Aulosira sp. FACHB-615 genomic stretch:
- a CDS encoding Uma2 family endonuclease, whose product MLEYNLLRYLPSAEELPDSDETPVDNELQELIPGLLKAILLILWSERMDWFFGVDMGIYYHPDEPPIVPDGFLSLGVERFYDEELRPSYVLWDENVLPTLVLEVVSPNYRKEYSDKLKEYEALGVLYYVIYSSRRRRKPRLEVHKLVNGKYELQSGNPVWLAEIGLGIGCERGNYSGVTREWLYWYDEVGNRYPTPAEQVKQAQLRAELAEQQVQQEIQRAQQEAQRAQKLAEQLRALGIDPDTLD is encoded by the coding sequence ATGTTAGAGTACAACTTGCTGAGGTACTTGCCCTCTGCTGAGGAACTACCAGACTCTGATGAAACACCAGTGGATAATGAACTGCAAGAATTAATCCCAGGGTTACTCAAAGCAATACTGTTAATACTTTGGTCAGAACGCATGGACTGGTTTTTTGGCGTAGATATGGGTATTTATTATCACCCTGACGAACCGCCAATTGTCCCCGATGGTTTTTTAAGTTTGGGCGTAGAACGGTTCTATGATGAAGAACTGCGTCCGAGTTATGTGTTGTGGGATGAAAATGTTCTGCCAACTTTGGTGTTAGAAGTAGTTTCGCCAAACTATCGCAAAGAATACAGCGACAAGTTAAAAGAATATGAGGCTTTAGGTGTACTTTATTATGTGATTTATTCTTCTCGTCGTCGCCGCAAACCTCGCTTAGAAGTGCATAAGTTAGTTAATGGTAAATATGAATTACAATCAGGCAATCCTGTGTGGTTAGCAGAAATTGGCTTGGGAATTGGTTGTGAACGGGGAAATTACTCTGGTGTCACTAGAGAATGGCTTTATTGGTATGACGAAGTTGGAAACAGATATCCCACACCCGCAGAACAAGTTAAACAAGCACAACTACGGGCTGAGTTAGCAGAACAACAAGTTCAACAAGAAATACAACGCGCCCAACAGGAAGCACAACGCGCTCAAAAATTGGCGGAACAATTAAGAGCTTTGGGTATAGATCCAGATACTCTTGATTAA
- a CDS encoding DUF3891 family protein: MIVKPTQNGWEVIYHRAHALLAAQLAGQWRRKNAPPRLYETLAAISHHDDLEKEWEEDNLTEAGAPMDFMLNPEINVDKLANLIKNAHYRGRWVTLLISKHLCRINESKRGKSPELDKFLDEQVKNQEHWRKELGITQDEVDTAYAFMQWCDRLSLILCQQELPADERFLEINTGPDGQRYEIMQRSDSLVTVQPWPFEDEKFTVNVEACELSQVKFATPAKLIQALQQAPIKVLEWTFVASTTKQKSKGKRKKKE; the protein is encoded by the coding sequence GTGATTGTTAAACCTACACAAAATGGTTGGGAAGTAATTTATCATCGCGCTCATGCTTTACTTGCAGCACAGTTAGCCGGACAGTGGCGGCGGAAAAATGCACCACCAAGGTTATATGAAACATTAGCTGCAATTTCTCATCACGATGACTTAGAAAAAGAGTGGGAAGAAGATAACCTGACGGAAGCTGGCGCACCAATGGATTTTATGTTGAATCCTGAAATCAACGTTGATAAGTTGGCGAATCTGATTAAGAATGCTCACTATCGTGGACGCTGGGTAACTCTTTTAATTTCTAAGCACCTGTGTCGGATAAATGAGTCTAAACGTGGTAAGTCACCAGAATTAGACAAGTTTTTAGACGAACAAGTAAAAAACCAAGAACACTGGCGTAAAGAGTTAGGAATAACGCAAGATGAAGTGGATACAGCTTACGCATTTATGCAGTGGTGCGATCGCCTATCTCTAATTCTCTGTCAGCAAGAATTACCTGCGGATGAACGCTTCTTAGAAATTAACACAGGGCCTGATGGTCAGCGTTATGAAATTATGCAACGCAGCGACTCTTTAGTCACAGTCCAACCTTGGCCGTTTGAAGACGAAAAATTCACTGTCAATGTCGAAGCTTGTGAATTATCCCAAGTCAAGTTTGCTACTCCCGCTAAACTGATTCAAGCTCTCCAACAAGCTCCCATCAAAGTACTAGAGTGGACTTTTGTAGCTAGTACAACAAAGCAAAAGTCAAAAGGCAAAAGGAAAAAGAAAGAATAG
- a CDS encoding manganese catalase family protein, protein MFFHKKDPIHVVNVNDSNPRFAQLLLEQFGGATGELTAALQYWVQSFHVENAGIRDMLQDIAIEEFGHLEMVGKLIEAHTKNTDQTDAYKSTLFAIRGIGPHFLDSQGNAWTANYINEGGDVVRDLRANIAAEAGARQTYEELIKLAPDQGTKNTLVHLLTREISHTQMFMKALDSVGKLTDPFFGNIQPDETVNIYYNLSTNGNGHDERGPWNSEPAFKYVANPLESKTN, encoded by the coding sequence ATGTTTTTCCATAAGAAAGATCCAATTCATGTTGTCAATGTTAATGACAGCAATCCCCGTTTTGCTCAGTTACTGCTTGAGCAGTTTGGCGGTGCAACTGGAGAACTAACCGCCGCTTTGCAATATTGGGTGCAATCTTTTCATGTGGAAAATGCTGGAATTCGAGATATGTTGCAAGATATTGCCATTGAAGAATTCGGGCATTTAGAAATGGTTGGTAAATTAATTGAAGCTCATACTAAAAATACTGACCAAACAGATGCTTATAAAAGTACTCTGTTCGCTATTCGCGGTATTGGCCCCCACTTTTTAGATAGCCAAGGTAATGCTTGGACAGCTAACTATATCAACGAAGGTGGAGATGTAGTTCGTGATTTAAGAGCGAATATTGCGGCTGAAGCTGGCGCTCGTCAAACTTACGAAGAGTTAATTAAATTAGCACCAGATCAAGGGACAAAAAATACTTTGGTGCATTTGTTAACCAGAGAAATTTCTCATACCCAGATGTTTATGAAAGCATTAGATTCTGTGGGTAAATTGACAGATCCATTTTTCGGTAATATTCAGCCTGATGAAACAGTGAATATTTACTATAACTTATCTACTAATGGCAATGGTCACGATGAGCGCGGCCCCTGGAATTCTGAACCTGCTTTCAAATACGTTGCTAATCCTTTAGAAAGCAAAACTAACTAA
- a CDS encoding chromosome partitioning protein ParB, which yields MMKFYLVDVKDINSNIPRSNFSEADLDNLAEIILESGGIIRPLVLKPTDAENYTVIDGHFEYYAAVKAKEKNPRKGEMVNAFVISPKNEDILLKQVAAFRELKYSNTIEENIVSTETNKSKLSLEKEEISLIEKQINDLRLELAQEKKERQKLYEYIKSVENQIPKQITPLEAFNSLNVLELTLRLRTAGFTDKKAAQVAESIEKVRKKKPFDSLKDVIARVTIISGKKQVKGISGDKMVDIIDSWSRLVFK from the coding sequence ATGATGAAATTTTATCTTGTAGACGTGAAAGATATTAATTCTAATATACCTCGTTCAAATTTTTCTGAAGCTGATTTAGATAACCTAGCAGAGATTATTCTAGAAAGTGGAGGAATTATAAGACCATTAGTCTTAAAACCGACAGATGCCGAAAATTATACAGTTATTGATGGGCATTTTGAGTACTATGCTGCTGTAAAAGCAAAAGAAAAAAATCCCCGAAAGGGTGAAATGGTTAATGCTTTTGTAATTTCACCTAAAAATGAGGATATACTACTGAAGCAAGTAGCAGCATTTCGAGAATTGAAATATTCTAATACTATAGAAGAAAATATAGTATCGACAGAAACAAACAAATCTAAACTAAGCTTGGAAAAGGAAGAAATTAGTTTAATAGAAAAGCAAATTAATGACTTAAGATTAGAATTAGCGCAAGAAAAGAAAGAAAGGCAAAAACTCTATGAATACATAAAGTCAGTTGAAAATCAAATACCCAAACAAATTACACCATTAGAAGCATTTAATAGTTTAAATGTGCTAGAACTCACTTTAAGATTAAGAACTGCCGGATTTACAGATAAGAAAGCAGCTCAAGTTGCTGAAAGTATTGAGAAAGTTCGTAAAAAGAAACCATTTGATTCGTTAAAAGATGTTATAGCAAGAGTGACAATTATATCGGGTAAAAAACAAGTTAAAGGTATTAGTGGTGATAAAATGGTTGATATTATTGATAGTTGGTCTCGTCTAGTATTTAAGTAA
- a CDS encoding restriction endonuclease subunit R, whose product MVQVVQAQNIGLAYLEERFSLQISENEGFFTEWLENLPSVTNLDQQYLDRVKANFLSLVKRPPILENAVKMVVISPLLDLAGFYREPYAIATEESVEITVEDAEEIVRGRIDVLVIKEQFWLLVIESKRASLSLLEAIPQALVYMLGSSNTDKPVFGLVTNGEDIQFIKLIKYDKPQYALSDKFTLSRRENELYKVLQILKKLSQVLH is encoded by the coding sequence ATGGTTCAAGTCGTCCAAGCGCAAAATATCGGACTTGCTTATTTAGAGGAAAGATTTAGCCTCCAAATTTCAGAAAATGAAGGATTTTTCACAGAATGGCTGGAAAATTTACCGTCAGTGACAAATTTAGATCAACAATATTTGGATAGAGTCAAAGCTAATTTTTTAAGTTTAGTTAAGCGTCCACCAATTTTAGAAAATGCCGTCAAAATGGTGGTAATATCGCCTCTATTAGACTTGGCGGGATTTTATCGAGAGCCTTATGCGATCGCCACCGAAGAATCTGTAGAAATTACAGTCGAAGATGCAGAAGAAATTGTCAGGGGCAGAATCGATGTCTTGGTGATTAAAGAGCAGTTTTGGTTGTTGGTCATCGAATCGAAAAGAGCCAGTTTATCTCTTTTAGAAGCGATTCCCCAGGCTTTAGTATATATGTTGGGTAGTTCCAATACAGACAAACCTGTGTTTGGACTAGTTACAAATGGAGAAGATATTCAATTTATTAAGCTAATAAAATACGATAAACCTCAATATGCTTTGTCTGATAAATTTACTTTATCTAGGCGAGAAAATGAGTTATATAAAGTTCTGCAAATATTAAAAAAACTCAGTCAAGTTTTACATTAA
- a CDS encoding AAA family ATPase, whose translation MAFNPELCRNESEVESKLIVQYLLPQLGYTPDTWHQEVAVGSIRLDFLAFAAQVLPFVIDANSPLSVVMEAKHPKQNLNNHFLRLRHYLTSLNVRYGLLTNGKEIRIYQKLGDDVKLVFSCAGKDVEIKLEEIKSLIGRDSLNKNQVIDNVVIGNYQEQLNSQEQGKNYMKTIAIYHNKGGVGKTTIAVNLAAALSKKGKRVLLIDIDSQANTTFATGLIKFQFEEDDDLKDKNVYHLIESGEFNYIPDIVRQSQYFNNPEIDVIPSHITLIEYQDTLNKIAATRRRLVKKLNMVESNYDIVIIDTPPSRDYYAEVALIAADYLIIPSDLKPFANQGLPTVINFIKQVNEYRDDIGKLPINIIGVLASKISTNAKFLQYTFPKQRDVILERYNLPLLEAVIYDRTVLSECMNQTITVGELEYPDPKSVIKYAEIKSNAEQSAMEFEILADEVLQKMEG comes from the coding sequence TTGGCTTTCAATCCTGAGTTGTGCCGTAACGAAAGTGAAGTTGAAAGCAAACTCATAGTCCAATATTTGCTACCACAGTTAGGATATACACCAGACACTTGGCATCAAGAAGTCGCAGTTGGTAGCATCCGCCTAGATTTTCTCGCATTTGCCGCACAAGTCCTACCATTTGTTATAGACGCTAACTCGCCATTGAGTGTGGTGATGGAAGCAAAGCATCCTAAACAAAACTTAAATAATCACTTTCTCAGACTCAGGCATTATTTAACCAGCTTGAATGTGAGATATGGATTATTGACTAATGGTAAAGAGATTAGAATTTATCAAAAATTAGGTGATGATGTTAAGTTAGTTTTTTCTTGTGCTGGGAAAGATGTAGAGATAAAACTAGAAGAAATTAAAAGCCTGATTGGTAGAGATAGTCTCAACAAAAATCAGGTGATAGATAACGTTGTAATTGGTAATTATCAAGAACAATTGAATTCACAAGAACAAGGTAAAAATTACATGAAGACCATAGCAATCTACCATAATAAAGGCGGAGTTGGAAAAACAACTATTGCTGTTAACCTTGCAGCAGCTTTAAGTAAAAAAGGTAAAAGAGTTCTTTTAATTGATATCGATTCCCAGGCAAACACCACTTTTGCTACAGGGCTAATTAAATTTCAATTTGAAGAAGATGATGATTTAAAAGACAAAAATGTATACCATTTAATAGAATCAGGAGAATTTAATTATATTCCAGATATTGTTCGTCAGTCTCAATACTTTAATAATCCTGAGATTGATGTCATACCTTCTCATATAACCTTGATTGAATATCAAGATACATTAAACAAAATTGCTGCTACTAGACGTAGGTTAGTAAAAAAATTGAATATGGTAGAAAGTAATTATGACATTGTAATTATTGATACGCCTCCGTCAAGGGATTATTATGCTGAAGTTGCTTTGATTGCAGCTGATTACTTAATAATTCCTTCTGATTTAAAACCATTTGCAAATCAAGGTTTGCCGACAGTAATAAATTTCATTAAACAAGTTAATGAATATAGAGATGATATAGGCAAATTACCCATTAATATAATAGGCGTTCTTGCTTCTAAAATTTCTACGAATGCTAAATTTTTACAATATACCTTTCCAAAACAGAGAGATGTCATATTAGAACGCTATAATCTACCTCTGCTCGAAGCCGTAATTTATGATAGAACAGTGTTGTCAGAGTGTATGAATCAAACAATAACAGTTGGAGAATTAGAGTATCCAGATCCCAAGTCTGTTATTAAATATGCAGAAATTAAATCTAATGCTGAACAATCTGCTATGGAGTTTGAAATTTTAGCAGATGAAGTTTTACAAAAAATGGAGGGTTAA
- a CDS encoding cysteine desulfurase family protein, which yields MSHRPIYLDCHATTPVDERVLAAMLPYFTEKFGNPASINHVYGWEAEAAVKQTREILAAAINATPEEIVLTSGATEANNLAIKGIAEAYFQKGQHIITVATEHKAVLDPCEYLKSLGFEITILPVQQDGLIDLNQLAKACRPETILVSVMAANNEIGVLQPLAEIGKICRDRNIIFHTDAAQAIGKIPLDVQAMNIDLMSLTAHKVYGPKGIGALYVRRRNPRVQLAPQQHGGGHERGMRSGTLYTPQIVGFGKAVELALAEQATETARLTQLRDSLWTQLSQIAGIQLNGHPTQRLAGNLNISVEGVDGAALSLGLQPVMAVSSGSACSSAVTAPSHVLTALGNSEPLAYASVRFGIGRFNTAEEIDIVTKHAIATIQSLRKQKTLV from the coding sequence ATGTCTCATCGTCCGATTTATCTTGATTGTCATGCGACTACACCAGTAGATGAACGAGTGTTAGCAGCAATGTTGCCTTATTTCACCGAAAAATTTGGCAATCCCGCTAGTATTAACCATGTTTATGGTTGGGAAGCCGAAGCGGCTGTGAAACAAACGCGAGAAATCTTAGCAGCAGCAATTAACGCCACACCCGAAGAAATTGTCTTGACTAGTGGTGCAACAGAGGCGAATAATTTAGCCATTAAAGGTATTGCTGAAGCTTATTTTCAAAAAGGTCAGCATATTATTACTGTAGCGACCGAACATAAAGCAGTTTTAGACCCTTGTGAGTATCTGAAAAGTCTGGGGTTTGAAATTACAATTTTGCCAGTACAACAAGATGGGTTGATTGACTTAAACCAATTAGCAAAAGCCTGTCGTCCAGAGACAATTTTAGTATCGGTGATGGCGGCGAATAACGAAATTGGGGTGTTGCAACCTTTAGCAGAGATTGGGAAAATATGCCGCGATCGCAATATTATTTTTCATACCGATGCTGCCCAAGCTATTGGTAAAATCCCCTTAGATGTGCAGGCGATGAACATTGATTTAATGTCGTTGACTGCTCATAAAGTATACGGGCCAAAAGGTATCGGTGCATTATATGTCCGTAGACGTAACCCTAGAGTGCAACTTGCACCCCAACAACATGGCGGTGGACATGAACGGGGAATGCGTTCAGGAACTTTGTACACACCGCAAATTGTTGGTTTTGGCAAAGCAGTAGAACTGGCTTTAGCAGAACAAGCAACCGAAACTGCACGTCTGACTCAATTAAGAGACAGTTTGTGGACACAATTATCACAAATAGCAGGAATTCAACTCAACGGACACCCGACGCAGCGACTAGCGGGAAACTTAAATATCAGCGTTGAGGGAGTTGATGGCGCTGCATTATCCCTCGGACTGCAACCTGTGATGGCGGTATCTTCTGGTTCTGCTTGTTCATCGGCGGTGACTGCACCTTCCCATGTTCTCACAGCCTTGGGTAATTCTGAGCCACTAGCTTATGCTTCCGTGCGGTTTGGGATCGGCAGGTTTAATACTGCTGAAGAAATTGATATAGTAACGAAACATGCGATCGCCACCATTCAAAGTTTACGTAAACAGAAAACCTTGGTTTAG
- a CDS encoding PAS domain S-box protein, which yields MSKLQCFYLQRYFVSVFSVLMALLLGLTLDNLLKLEVSPIFFVAVLFSSWYGGLVSGLWATVLAVVVNNYFFISPIHSLLPKTGADVLQLVVFGFTALLISSLNSELYIAKQKSESKLAKLKVNYRRLLETAYEGIWIFDQDGKTESVNSRLATMLGYSVDEMSDRAIFDFLEHNAQSEIQQWLEQNQQQHEETKRQFELCLRRQDASKLWVIAALSSILDEQGKFSGMVAMLTDITERKHSEAILAQEQAKRDREGQLLRAMLDILPVGVVIADVQGKFIEVNPAIKAIWGENAPCLDDPSQYHEYKGWWADTGKPIAAHEWTLARVLATGETVIGEEIDIESFDGKRKTILNSAIPIRDEIGAIIHAVAVNVDITERKHSEAKLRQSEALAKARAEELETIMETVPAAVWIAQDPHCHQMTVNRSAYKLMRLEPGSIMTATPASGEYPWPFKIQKNGQDVPLHELPMQQSGATGQEMEGEFEFVFGEDDVQYIYGKTAPLRDSVGKIRGVIGAFLDITEHKRNEEALRQKQEWLDLAQSVGKIGSFEWHIPTNVNIWSKELEAIYGLQPGEFGRTYEAWKQWIHPDDLAKTHADIVNSLTTGQFFTDFRVVWRDGSIHWLHARAKVYYDREGKPLRMVGVNVDISDRKQAEEALKQSESRLRQLLESSIIGIIEAEPDKITFANDAFLQMLGYTQEDLLAGKLRWQNMTPPEYRELDQAKVEEVFVSGVCTPFEKEYIRKDGSRVPILLGATLLTRYPFRWVCFILDLTERKQAEAERVQALERERAARIELEKANRMKDDFLAIVSHELRSPLNPILGWAKLLKSRRLDAAKTTQALETIERNAKLQARLIDDLLDVSRILRGKLSLNICTVDLVTCLEAALETVRLAAESKSIPLQTDFAVSALPVAGDPNRLQQIIWNLLSNAVKFTPEGGRVEVRLETVGNSAQIQVTDTGKGISAEFLPFVFERFRQADEVTTRKFGGLGLGLAIVRHLVELHGGSVQVTSPGENLGATFTVQLPLIVAAAETLPNYPLIENTPNLQGVQIVIVDDDVDTLNLLTFLLEQYGATVQAVNSAPDALQAIAQTQPDLLLSDIGMPTMDGYMLIEQVRKTTSASILPAIALTAFAGEANSQKIISAGFQRHLTKPIEPAELAAVIAGLIYSRE from the coding sequence ATGTCAAAGCTCCAGTGCTTCTATTTGCAGCGTTACTTTGTTTCTGTGTTCTCGGTGTTAATGGCGCTGCTATTAGGCTTAACGCTGGATAACTTGTTAAAACTAGAAGTCTCGCCAATTTTTTTTGTCGCTGTATTATTTAGTAGTTGGTATGGGGGATTAGTTTCGGGTTTATGGGCGACTGTGTTGGCGGTTGTAGTCAATAACTACTTTTTCATTTCGCCTATCCATTCTCTACTACCCAAAACCGGGGCTGATGTACTACAGCTAGTTGTTTTTGGGTTTACAGCATTATTAATTAGTTCTTTAAATTCAGAGTTATATATTGCCAAGCAGAAATCTGAGTCTAAGTTGGCAAAGTTGAAAGTGAATTATCGCCGTCTCTTGGAGACAGCTTATGAAGGGATATGGATATTTGACCAAGATGGAAAAACAGAATCAGTTAATTCCCGACTAGCTACAATGCTTGGTTATAGTGTAGATGAAATGAGCGATCGCGCCATTTTTGATTTTTTAGAACATAATGCTCAAAGCGAAATTCAGCAATGGCTAGAACAAAATCAGCAACAGCACGAAGAAACAAAACGACAATTTGAACTGTGCTTACGCCGCCAAGACGCATCAAAACTTTGGGTAATTGCTGCTCTTAGCTCAATCTTAGATGAGCAAGGCAAATTCTCTGGTATGGTTGCAATGCTAACTGATATTACCGAGCGCAAGCATTCCGAGGCAATTTTAGCGCAAGAACAAGCCAAGCGCGATCGCGAAGGTCAATTGTTGCGTGCCATGCTCGATATTTTGCCTGTAGGAGTAGTGATTGCTGATGTTCAAGGCAAATTTATCGAAGTTAATCCAGCTATCAAAGCAATTTGGGGAGAAAATGCCCCTTGTTTGGATGATCCCAGCCAATATCATGAATATAAAGGATGGTGGGCAGATACAGGTAAACCAATTGCTGCCCACGAATGGACATTAGCTAGAGTTTTGGCGACAGGTGAGACAGTCATTGGCGAAGAAATTGATATTGAAAGTTTTGATGGTAAACGCAAAACCATCCTGAATTCTGCTATCCCGATCCGCGATGAAATCGGCGCAATTATTCACGCTGTAGCTGTGAATGTAGATATCACCGAACGCAAGCATTCCGAAGCCAAATTGCGCCAGAGTGAAGCACTTGCCAAAGCCAGGGCTGAAGAACTAGAAACCATCATGGAAACTGTACCGGCCGCAGTTTGGATTGCTCAAGATCCCCACTGTCATCAAATGACAGTTAACCGCAGTGCGTATAAATTAATGCGCCTAGAACCAGGCTCAATTATGACAGCAACTCCAGCCAGTGGAGAATACCCTTGGCCATTTAAAATTCAAAAAAATGGTCAAGATGTTCCCCTCCATGAACTCCCAATGCAGCAATCTGGTGCAACTGGTCAAGAAATGGAGGGAGAATTTGAGTTTGTTTTTGGTGAAGATGATGTCCAATATATTTACGGCAAAACCGCACCTTTACGTGATTCGGTGGGTAAGATTAGGGGTGTAATTGGGGCTTTTCTAGATATAACTGAACATAAACGTAACGAAGAAGCATTACGCCAAAAGCAAGAATGGTTAGATTTAGCCCAATCCGTTGGTAAAATTGGTAGCTTTGAGTGGCATATCCCCACTAACGTCAATATTTGGTCAAAAGAATTAGAAGCAATTTACGGTTTACAACCAGGTGAATTTGGCAGAACTTATGAAGCTTGGAAACAATGGATTCATCCTGACGATTTAGCCAAAACCCATGCAGATATCGTGAATTCTTTAACAACAGGCCAGTTTTTCACAGATTTTCGGGTGGTGTGGCGGGATGGCAGTATTCATTGGCTTCATGCTAGAGCCAAAGTTTACTACGATCGCGAAGGTAAACCTTTACGGATGGTAGGAGTTAATGTTGATATTAGCGATCGCAAACAAGCCGAAGAAGCACTCAAACAAAGCGAATCTCGCTTGCGACAGCTATTAGAATCAAGCATCATCGGAATTATTGAAGCCGAACCAGATAAAATTACCTTCGCCAACGATGCCTTTTTACAAATGCTTGGTTACACCCAAGAAGATTTATTAGCGGGGAAACTGCGTTGGCAAAATATGACACCGCCAGAATATAGAGAACTCGATCAAGCCAAGGTAGAGGAAGTTTTTGTTTCTGGTGTATGCACTCCGTTTGAAAAAGAATATATCCGCAAAGATGGCTCGCGTGTGCCGATTCTGTTGGGTGCGACTTTATTAACACGCTATCCATTTCGCTGGGTGTGCTTTATTCTAGATTTAACCGAACGCAAGCAAGCCGAAGCTGAACGGGTGCAAGCATTAGAACGAGAACGTGCAGCCAGAATAGAACTAGAAAAAGCCAACCGGATGAAAGATGACTTTTTAGCAATTGTCTCCCATGAATTGCGATCGCCACTAAATCCGATTCTCGGTTGGGCAAAACTACTCAAAAGCCGCCGATTAGATGCAGCTAAAACCACCCAAGCCCTAGAAACCATCGAGCGTAATGCTAAATTACAAGCCAGATTAATTGATGATTTACTTGATGTTTCACGGATTTTGCGCGGTAAGCTGAGTTTGAATATCTGCACAGTTGACTTAGTAACTTGTCTAGAAGCTGCACTAGAGACTGTGCGTTTAGCCGCCGAAAGCAAATCAATTCCCCTACAAACAGATTTTGCCGTCAGTGCGCTACCAGTAGCAGGTGATCCCAACCGCCTCCAACAAATTATTTGGAATCTCCTCAGCAACGCAGTGAAGTTTACACCGGAAGGCGGTAGAGTAGAAGTCCGACTAGAAACCGTTGGTAATTCTGCCCAAATTCAAGTTACAGATACAGGTAAAGGCATTAGTGCAGAGTTTCTCCCATTCGTGTTTGAACGCTTCCGTCAAGCCGATGAGGTCACAACCAGAAAATTTGGTGGACTAGGATTAGGATTAGCCATTGTGCGCCATCTTGTCGAACTCCACGGTGGTTCTGTGCAAGTCACAAGTCCCGGAGAAAACTTAGGCGCAACTTTTACCGTACAGTTACCATTAATTGTGGCTGCGGCTGAAACATTGCCCAACTATCCGTTAATTGAAAATACCCCAAATCTTCAAGGCGTGCAGATAGTTATTGTCGATGATGATGTGGATACGTTGAACTTACTAACTTTTCTTTTGGAACAGTATGGGGCAACAGTCCAGGCGGTAAACTCAGCCCCAGATGCCCTACAAGCGATCGCTCAAACCCAACCAGATTTACTGTTGAGTGATATTGGGATGCCCACAATGGATGGCTATATGCTGATTGAACAGGTAAGAAAGACCACTTCCGCCAGTATATTACCTGCGATCGCTTTAACTGCTTTTGCTGGTGAAGCTAATTCCCAAAAGATTATCTCCGCAGGCTTTCAGCGACATCTCACCAAACCCATCGAACCAGCAGAATTAGCAGCAGTCATAGCCGGCTTGATTTATAGCAGAGAATAG
- a CDS encoding GlsB/YeaQ/YmgE family stress response membrane protein gives MNIIAWIILGLLAGAIAKAIYPGYQGGGILSTMILGIVGAFLGGSLYTLLQTGTLQLTATSFSLPGLFIAIIGAIIAIYLWGLLRRSSNA, from the coding sequence ATGAATATTATTGCTTGGATAATATTAGGTTTATTAGCTGGTGCGATCGCTAAAGCCATTTACCCTGGCTATCAAGGTGGCGGTATTCTTTCCACAATGATTTTAGGAATTGTTGGTGCTTTTCTTGGCGGAAGTTTATATACTTTGTTGCAAACAGGGACTTTGCAATTGACAGCCACTAGTTTTAGTCTTCCTGGCTTATTTATAGCAATCATTGGTGCCATTATTGCTATTTACTTATGGGGACTACTGCGAAGAAGCAGTAACGCTTAA